In Mus caroli chromosome 16, CAROLI_EIJ_v1.1, whole genome shotgun sequence, the sequence CAGAGCCGCCGTTAAGAGTCCAGGAAAGgtttggaagagaaaagagcagGACAGGAAGTGAGAAGTCCGGCTGAGTGGTACAGTGAAAGCACAGAGTTAACTCCctaacccaccaccaccactaccaccaccggGCCAGGAGATAAAGAACCTGAAGTCGGCCCAGGTCTGTCTCATGGCCCAAAACACATTCAAAAGTGGTCTTTTAAAAGGTGAAGCCCCTTACCTCAGGCTGGAGCCAAGCACAAACGAGTTTGTTCACCTTCAGTATGCTCCAGTACACTGACAGACCTTCCAGGTTCTAAGTCTAAGCACCCCAGGCAATAGCCTTATTTCCCCCTGGGCATTACTCCTTTGTGACTTCACTCACTGAAGTCACCCTCTCAGTGACTTTGAGGGTTACCTGTGTAGACAGAATCAAAAGCTGAAGGGGTAGGGTCTCATGAACGACTGGCTTCCTAACCACTGGCCTGTAGAGTCACTGCAGACTGGCATTTTTCCTCTAACAAAGGTTACTTTCAGGGTGGCCCTTTCTGTTCCCTACTCTACCATGTGAGTCAGGAGTCTGCTACTACCTTAGGGAACTGCATCACCTACAGGGTTCCCTATATTTTGCTCCAACCTTTCTAAAGCACCCCTTTATCAAGACTTCCTTCTACTATCCTTGCATGAGTGTATCTTCTATTTCCGCCTGGGACCCTTGACTGATAGGACCACCCACACTGGGTCCCCTGGATTGACCTGATTGACAATGAGCCATGCCACTGTAGAGCAGTTCAATTTCTAGGATTAGAAACACGAGCAGAACTCTGTCTCATAAGCCTCTCTTACCTCAGGCTGGAGCCAAGCATGAAGCCATTCTGTTCACTGCTTCATGTACAGTCTTCAGTCTGCTCCAGTACACTGGCAGACCTAGGTTCCAAGTTCAATCGGCCCAGGCAATAGCTGCATTTCCCCCAGGGCATTACTCCTTTGTGACTTCACCCACTGAAGTCACCTGGGAGACAGTGCTGAATGTTCCATGCTAGAGTCTTGGGCCTCTTAGGAGGCAGGGACAGCTGGCCTGGACAGCTCAGAGGACTCTCTGTCCACAGTGTAAATGAGGACACTGCTGGCCCATGTCTGGCAGGGATGTAGAGGGCAGCCTCGGAGGCACTGGGCACTCCCGGCACCATGGATGACGCTGCCGTCCTCAAGCGACGAGGCTACATCATGGGGATAAACTTGGGAGAGGGCTCATATGCCAAAGTCAAATCCGCTTACTCTGAGCGCCTAAAGTTCAACGTGGCGGTCAAGATCATCGATCGCAAGAAAGCCCCCTCGGACTTCCTGGAGAAATTCCTTCCCCGGGAGATTGAGATTCTGGCCATGCTAAACCACCGCTCTATTGTCAAGACCTATGAGATCTTTGAGACATCAGATGGCAAGGTCTACATTGTCATGGAGCTTGGGGTCCAGGGTGACCTCCTCGAGTTCATCAAAACCAGAGGAGCCCTGCAAGAGGATGATGCTCGAAAGAAGTTCCACCAGCTCTCCTCGGCCATCAAGTACTGCCACGACCTGGATGTCGTCCACCGAGACCTCAAATGTGAGAACCTTCTGCTTGACAAGGACTTCAACANNNNNNNNNNNNNNNNNNNNNNNNNNNNNNNNNNNNNNNNNNNNNNNNNNNNNNNNNNNNNNNNNNNNNNNNNNNNNNNNNNNNNNNNNNNNNNNNNNNNNNNNNNNNNNNNNNNNNNNNNNNNNNNNNNNNNNNNNNNNNNNNNNNNNNNNNNNNNNNNNNNNNNNNNNNNNNNNNNNNNNNNNNNNNNNNNNNNNNNNNNNNNNNNNNNNNNNNNNNNNNNNNNNNNNNNNNNNNNNNNNNNNNNNNNACATCAAAAAGATGCTGCGCATCCAGAAGGAGCACCGTGTCAACTTTCCACGCTCTAAACACCTGACTGGTGAGTGCAAGGACCTCATCTACCGAATGTTACAGCCAGATGTCAACCGGCGGCTGCACATTGATGAGATCCTTAACCACTGCTGGGTGCAGCCCAAGGCACGAGGTCTGTCCTCTGGAGCCATCAACAAGGAGGGGGAAAGCTCCCGGGCCACTGAGCCCTCATGGATCCCTGAACCTGGTGCTGATAAGAAGTCTGCCACCAAGTTGGAGCCTAGGGAAGAGGCACGATCTGAGGCCCAGTCTGAGACAAAACCCCAGGAAGATACTTTGCAGGTGGTCAGGCAGTCAGAGAACGTGGGCCTCAGCAGCGAACTGAACAGGGACACAGAGGAAGGGCACCCCCAACAGCCTTCAGAGACACATACTTAGTGAGCCTCTTGCAGCCCAGGGGGCCAGCAGGGAATGAGGCAGAGCTCATGGCTTGAAGCCTGAGCCTAGAAGTCAAGGGacgagagagagaaggaagacactCCCGGATGAGCTATTTTCGTCACTTTCTTCTCCCCCCCTTTGAACTTGGTAACTCACACGGCTAAAGAAGCAATAAATCACTATATTGGTGCACAACCTAAGGTGAATGTCTTTGCCCAGATCCTTGTAGTCCTGGGCTCGCCTTGTCTTCCTATTAGACTGCAAATCCTCACTCGTAGGGAAATCCATTCCTGTGCCCCAAGTGCAGACTATCCTTAGGCCATGGTGAggcagctacacagtgagaggctggttggggggggggagggatttgGGAGGGGCAGAAGCCATAGAAAATAGCTAAATGAAGAAGATAACTTCTAGAGGGAGGCTGAGAACTGCAAAGAGGGTGGAGAGAAGGCCGGGGAGGACAGTCCAAGAAGGATGAACCTGGCTGTCTATAGAGGAAGGGCTGGAAGCAGAGAGCCCTGTCCTCCTTGTCTAGGAGAACGGCTTCCTCCATCAGGGCTCAGGGTCTAAGGCAGGTGTTTCATCACTACCCCAGGGCTTCAGGCTGCACAAATCTgcctgtgaggggctggggagaataCAGAAGGCACACAGACCAGCCTTAGTGTACCTCCTGGGACTTGCTTAGCAGCTGGGTTTTCAGCTCTGTCCAACATTGGACATTTTCTCCCTGTCCAGTTGGCACTCAGTTCTCAACTGTGCCCTAAATTGCTACATACCACCATTTCCCAGCCCAGGAGTAGGGGGCTCCACTAGTTAACCCAAGTATGTCTTACAGCCCTGTATAACTTTTGACTGCATCTCATTCCCCTCCAATCTCAATCAGCTCCAGAGGAGATGCCACAGCAGAGCTGGAAGCTGACCTCTGCAAAGCGAAACTGGCAGCATGTCTTAACCCTATGGGCAAGAAAGGCAGCTACTGGTATTCCGAATGGGCATGGCCTGCACCTGGCACCACTGGCTTCCATGTAATGCCTGCCTTGCTTATATCGTGTCCCAAGCAATCTTCACCTTGCCATTGTGGCCCCTTTCTTCACCTCACTCTGGGCAACCTCATAGAAGATAAAGGGTTTaatacacaaaaccaaaaacatttagACTCATCTTAACCCTGAGCCCACCTATGCCTCTTCCTTGGGAAGACACCAATGCCAAGTACCCTAGAAAAGTAGTGTGCAGTGAGTTCCTGGATGCGACCTTCTTGCACCTGCACCACATCCAGCCCACCTTTGCCCCACTGTGCCTGTCCCACCCATTGCCTCCCAGTTTTCACAGCGACACCCAGGCTATATCCTCCCATGCTCAGAGAGGATTTCTGCCCATCAATGCCCCCTCATCCCTGTACCCCACCACGGGTGCCATAAGCATACTTGCCAATTCACCTCTGAAAATTGTGCCCATCTCCCCAGGCTCAGCCAAGGGACTTTGTCCTCCTCAGCCTTCTGGGATCAAGCTACACTCTGTAGCCTGCTTCTGTGAATTGTGCCTGCGAGAACCAAGTATCCAGGGTTCAGGCATAGTACAGACCATGAGCAACACTCAAGTGAGACTGGAGAAGTGCCACAAAGAAACTTGGATGGGGCAGAAGGCTCTAGGACATGGGGCTAGCTGGTGGGGTGTGCTGAGAAGTGTGTAGGCATCTGCCTTTTCATCTCTGTAGTCTTGCTAGGTTTGGGAGACAGAAGACACCAAGATGGCCTGAGGCTGCTTGGAATTCAATGAGGAGACTGCTGTGTGCATCACTCAGGGGCTTTAGGACTAGGACTTCAAGGTGGCCTCTATGGTGTGTTCTTGTTCCCCATATCATCTTCTCCCTCTTGTCCACTCTGCATCTGACTATGTCACTTCCTGTTTGATGTCTTC encodes:
- the Tssk1b gene encoding testis-specific serine/threonine-protein kinase 1, encoding MDDAAVLKRRGYIMGINLGEGSYAKVKSAYSERLKFNVAVKIIDRKKAPSDFLEKFLPREIEILAMLNHRSIVKTYEIFETSDGKVYIVMELGVQGDLLEFIKTRGALQEDDARKKFHQLSSAIKYCHDLDVVHRDLKCENLLLDKDFNNIKKMLRIQKEHRVNFPRSKHLTGECKDLIYRMLQPDVNRRLHIDEILNHCWVQPKARGLSSGAINKEGESSRATEPSWIPEPGADKKSATKLEPREEARSEAQSETKPQEDTLQVVRQSENVGLSSELNRDTEEGHPQQPSETHT